A genome region from Nocardiopsis exhalans includes the following:
- a CDS encoding serine/threonine-protein kinase: MRQPGDTFAPLTTADPARIGPYTLLGRLGAGGMGTVYAARRRGRAVIAVKTVHPELAADREFRARFRREAALVERVSAPFVPRFVAADARARLPWLATEYVPGPTLDRWTRERGPLAGGALLSLAAGVLEALRALHAQGVVHRDLKPANVILSPTGPRVLDFGIARAMDGTVLTRTGGLAGSSGWISPERYRDGVSTSGADVFAWGALVAYAATGRAPFGAGEPQVIAHRVLREEPDLAGLQGPLLPLVQAALTKDPARRPGAADLLHRLTRGGEEAATLVDREWRGFGGSAAAPVRARRRAPFLVVAGVAAALVIGAGTGLLLQDTGTADTETGTEQEASETGAGVPGTEPEGEAWPPEGARATATNVGHTTVARASQVDRIWTEEDYPDVERAPYGVITVNPGPASRSVLFSGISRGSAGELVIGLGAEVSGLSWITRGDLTVVTREGVFPAESPDEEIDPLADDESVFFPGAPDRGLIVYTDPDYEENVRGEPPVGLCYDAVRQLYSTVYEDCV; encoded by the coding sequence GTGCGTCAGCCAGGAGACACTTTCGCGCCGCTCACCACTGCCGACCCCGCCCGGATCGGCCCCTACACGCTGCTCGGCCGCCTCGGTGCGGGCGGGATGGGGACCGTCTACGCGGCACGCCGACGCGGCCGAGCGGTGATCGCGGTCAAGACCGTCCACCCCGAGCTGGCCGCCGACCGCGAGTTCCGGGCCCGGTTCCGCCGGGAGGCCGCGTTGGTCGAGCGAGTCTCCGCGCCGTTCGTCCCGCGTTTCGTGGCCGCCGACGCGCGGGCACGCCTGCCGTGGCTGGCCACCGAGTACGTTCCGGGGCCGACCCTGGACCGCTGGACCCGGGAGAGGGGCCCGCTGGCCGGGGGAGCGCTGCTGTCCCTCGCGGCAGGAGTCCTGGAGGCCCTCCGTGCGCTGCACGCCCAGGGAGTGGTGCACCGGGACCTCAAACCCGCCAACGTCATCCTCTCCCCGACCGGCCCCCGGGTACTGGACTTCGGGATCGCCCGCGCCATGGACGGAACCGTGCTGACCCGGACCGGTGGGCTGGCCGGGTCCTCGGGCTGGATCTCTCCGGAGCGCTACCGGGACGGGGTCTCCACCTCCGGGGCGGACGTGTTCGCCTGGGGCGCTCTGGTCGCCTACGCCGCCACCGGGCGCGCGCCGTTCGGGGCGGGTGAGCCACAGGTGATCGCGCACCGGGTGCTCCGGGAGGAACCGGATCTGGCCGGGCTCCAGGGCCCGCTGCTGCCCCTGGTTCAGGCAGCGTTGACCAAGGACCCGGCGCGCCGCCCGGGCGCCGCTGACCTGCTGCACCGACTGACCCGGGGCGGGGAGGAAGCGGCCACCCTGGTCGACCGGGAGTGGCGGGGCTTCGGCGGTTCCGCGGCCGCCCCGGTCCGGGCCCGCCGACGCGCCCCGTTCTTGGTCGTTGCCGGGGTGGCCGCCGCACTGGTGATCGGTGCGGGTACCGGGCTGCTGCTTCAGGACACAGGGACAGCGGACACGGAGACCGGTACCGAGCAGGAAGCTTCGGAAACGGGCGCCGGGGTGCCCGGGACCGAGCCCGAGGGGGAGGCATGGCCGCCGGAGGGCGCACGTGCCACGGCCACCAACGTCGGGCACACCACGGTGGCCAGAGCCAGCCAGGTCGACAGGATCTGGACCGAGGAGGACTATCCGGATGTGGAGCGGGCGCCCTACGGGGTGATCACCGTGAACCCCGGACCGGCCAGCAGGTCGGTACTGTTCTCCGGAATTTCTCGGGGTAGCGCGGGTGAGCTCGTCATCGGTCTCGGGGCAGAGGTTTCCGGTCTCAGCTGGATCACTCGGGGCGATCTCACCGTCGTCACCCGGGAGGGTGTTTTTCCAGCCGAGTCACCGGACGAGGAGATCGACCCGTTGGCGGACGACGAGAGCGTGTTCTTCCCGGGAGCGCCGGACCGGGGGCTGATCGTCTACACCGATCCCGACTACGAGGAGAACGTGCGCGGCGAACCCCCGGTCGGGCTCTGTTATGACGCGGTGCGACAGCTGTACTCGACGGTCTACGAGGACTGCGTCTGA
- a CDS encoding FAD-dependent monooxygenase has protein sequence MSETRVLISGGGVAGPALAFWLHRYGFRPTIVERSPTVRAVGHRLQIEGVGVEALRRMGVLGQARERGSSAPGEVRFGFGGRREVKIPGTALVSEENGLVIRRGELCEVLYEHVSDEVEYLFDDSVTGLQETGGGVTVSFQNREPREFDLVVGADGIHSNIRSLVFGPKEHFRRYLGTNLALFELDNYLGLTDRMVGRIKPGRGVLLAPFPEPDRLECTILTRDKEPLEDLDRHRRTLKERFAGDGQESDHLLSAMETSPMTHMSPTVQIHMDSWTSGRVALLGDAGYCPDPMTGQGSTMALVGACVLGGALARAGGDHRAAFPAYERAMREFVDANHAMGGTHTSLAAPDTGELGLRVMSLFMGLLLGITARTGVTAGMKRAYNFPLADHVPA, from the coding sequence ATGTCCGAAACGCGAGTCCTGATCTCCGGCGGCGGGGTCGCCGGTCCCGCCCTGGCCTTCTGGCTGCACCGGTACGGGTTCCGCCCGACCATCGTCGAGCGGTCGCCGACGGTGCGCGCCGTCGGCCACCGCCTCCAGATCGAGGGCGTCGGGGTCGAGGCCCTGCGCCGTATGGGAGTTCTGGGGCAGGCGCGTGAGCGGGGATCCTCGGCGCCGGGCGAGGTTCGATTCGGGTTCGGTGGTCGGCGGGAGGTGAAGATCCCCGGGACCGCGCTGGTCAGCGAGGAGAACGGGCTGGTGATCCGGCGCGGGGAGCTCTGCGAGGTGTTGTACGAGCACGTCAGTGATGAGGTCGAGTACCTCTTCGACGACTCGGTGACCGGACTCCAGGAGACCGGCGGCGGTGTCACCGTGAGCTTCCAGAACCGGGAGCCGCGCGAGTTCGACCTGGTGGTGGGCGCGGACGGCATCCACTCCAACATCCGGTCCCTGGTCTTCGGGCCGAAGGAGCACTTCCGCAGGTACCTGGGGACCAACCTTGCTCTCTTCGAGCTCGACAACTACCTCGGTCTGACCGATCGCATGGTCGGGAGAATCAAGCCCGGGCGCGGCGTGCTCCTCGCCCCCTTCCCGGAACCCGACCGTCTCGAGTGCACCATCCTCACCCGCGACAAGGAACCCCTGGAGGACCTCGACCGCCACCGGCGCACCCTGAAGGAGCGCTTCGCGGGGGACGGGCAGGAGTCGGACCACCTGCTGTCGGCGATGGAGACCTCTCCGATGACGCACATGTCGCCCACCGTGCAGATCCACATGGATTCCTGGACCAGCGGCAGGGTGGCGCTGCTGGGGGACGCGGGCTACTGCCCCGACCCGATGACCGGCCAGGGGAGCACCATGGCGCTCGTGGGCGCGTGCGTGCTCGGCGGCGCGCTGGCCAGGGCGGGCGGCGACCACCGTGCTGCTTTTCCCGCCTACGAACGGGCGATGCGCGAGTTCGTCGACGCCAACCACGCCATGGGCGGTACGCACACCTCACTGGCCGCCCCGGACACCGGCGAGCTGGGACTCCGGGTGATGTCGTTGTTCATGGGGCTGCTGCTCGGGATCACCGCCCGGACCGGTGTGACGGCGGGGATGAAGCGGGCCTACAACTTCCCGCTGGCCGACCACGTTCCGGCCTGA
- the rarD gene encoding EamA family transporter RarD — protein sequence MPETNRGVVLGATAFLMWGFAALYWPFLSASEPSEVLAHRMVWALLAMCVFLLLARRGWSWLPQVLRSPRQLLLVAAAAVLISVNWWGFIYSVSITQTLQASLAYFINPLMTVCLGVVFFAERLRAAQWVAVGLGVVAVGVMTVAYGSTPWLSLLMASSFAAYGAVKKYVSLDGMQSLTVETLMMFLPALGFVLYLEATGAGTAFSVSPGHTALLVGGGFVTALPLLLFGLAARRVPLSVIGMLQFIAPTMMFLIGWLIQGEEMPLSRWIGFLFVWLAVCVFAYDQIRSSRARSAVARAEAARVGAARAPTPRPEPRV from the coding sequence GTGCCGGAAACCAACCGCGGCGTCGTCCTCGGGGCGACCGCCTTCCTCATGTGGGGCTTCGCGGCCCTCTACTGGCCCTTCCTCTCCGCTTCCGAACCCTCCGAGGTCCTCGCCCACCGCATGGTCTGGGCCCTCCTCGCGATGTGCGTCTTCCTCCTCCTGGCCCGGCGCGGCTGGTCCTGGCTACCCCAGGTCCTGCGCAGCCCCCGGCAGCTGCTCCTGGTCGCCGCCGCCGCGGTGCTCATCTCGGTGAACTGGTGGGGTTTCATCTACTCGGTCTCCATCACCCAGACCCTCCAGGCCTCACTGGCGTACTTCATCAACCCCCTGATGACGGTCTGCCTGGGCGTGGTCTTCTTCGCCGAACGCCTGCGCGCCGCCCAGTGGGTCGCGGTCGGGCTGGGCGTGGTGGCGGTCGGCGTGATGACCGTCGCCTACGGCTCCACCCCCTGGCTCTCCCTGCTGATGGCCTCCTCCTTCGCCGCCTACGGGGCGGTGAAGAAGTACGTGAGCCTGGACGGGATGCAGAGCCTGACCGTCGAGACCCTGATGATGTTCCTGCCCGCGCTGGGGTTCGTGCTCTACCTGGAGGCGACCGGGGCGGGCACGGCCTTCTCCGTCTCCCCCGGGCACACCGCCCTGCTGGTCGGCGGCGGATTCGTGACCGCGCTGCCGCTGCTGCTCTTCGGGCTCGCGGCGCGCAGGGTGCCGCTGAGCGTGATCGGCATGCTGCAGTTCATCGCGCCGACCATGATGTTCCTGATCGGCTGGCTGATCCAGGGCGAGGAGATGCCGCTGAGCCGCTGGATCGGGTTCCTGTTCGTATGGCTGGCCGTGTGCGTGTTCGCCTACGACCAGATCCGGAGCTCACGCGCCCGTTCGGCGGTGGCCAGGGCCGAGGCGGCACGGGTCGGGGCCGCCCGGGCGCCGACACCGCGGCCCGAACCCAGAGTGTGA
- the msrA gene encoding peptide-methionine (S)-S-oxide reductase MsrA yields the protein MFGTKTKMVDPARALPGRDTPMDVPFGHTVLGTQLTPPYPEGSEIADVAMGCFWGAERTFWRLGAERGIITTAVGYAGGYTPNPTYEEVCSGLTGHTEMVRVVFDPERISFTEILKVFWEGHDPTQGMRQGNDVGTQYRSAIYYHSEAQREAAEATRDAFQPILIRAGYGTITTEIAPLEAFYFAEDYHQQYLSDAKNPNGYCGIGGTGASCPIGVAASGEATPGRAAE from the coding sequence ATGTTCGGCACAAAGACGAAGATGGTCGACCCCGCACGCGCCCTGCCCGGCCGGGACACCCCGATGGACGTGCCCTTCGGGCACACCGTGCTGGGGACCCAGCTCACCCCGCCCTACCCGGAGGGCAGCGAGATCGCCGACGTGGCGATGGGCTGTTTCTGGGGCGCCGAGCGCACCTTCTGGAGACTGGGCGCGGAACGCGGCATCATCACCACCGCCGTGGGTTACGCGGGCGGCTACACGCCCAACCCCACCTACGAGGAGGTGTGCTCCGGCCTGACCGGGCACACCGAGATGGTCCGAGTGGTCTTCGACCCGGAGAGGATCTCCTTCACCGAGATCCTCAAGGTGTTCTGGGAGGGCCACGACCCCACCCAGGGCATGCGCCAGGGCAACGACGTCGGCACCCAGTACCGGTCGGCGATCTACTACCACTCCGAGGCCCAGCGCGAGGCCGCCGAGGCCACCCGCGACGCCTTCCAACCGATCCTGATCCGCGCGGGCTACGGCACGATCACCACCGAGATCGCCCCGCTCGAGGCCTTCTACTTCGCCGAGGACTACCACCAGCAGTACCTGTCCGACGCCAAGAACCCCAACGGCTACTGCGGTATCGGCGGTACCGGCGCCAGCTGCCCGATCGGCGTCGCGGCCTCGGGCGAAGCGACACCGGGGCGCGCAGCCGAGTAG
- a CDS encoding acyltransferase → MEFARVAAMAAVVIVHAYSPMVSTVHADLGGPTWWTANVVDAGLRWCVAVFVMISGALLLRPREEGAGDFYRKRWAKIGVPLLVWTVAYLLWQSWRDGIDASQALAQAASGSPSIHLYFLYVIAGLYLFTPFLRTVVAHTPRSGLWWLTGVALAVGVGDQLLSLVDGVGGASALTRFLPFLGYYLLGWLLLSTDPGPRTTRRGVIALVLGVAGTAAGAGAAAHLAGEWGTGGEYFYDFLSPPMILAGVGAYLTLRAAGTRLAQARTPAAETARRVVRTVAGLSLGVYLVHVMVLYTLRDLWGMPEGFLTLFAAAGYSVATAVISLALVALAQRVPLVRATV, encoded by the coding sequence ATGGAGTTCGCCCGCGTCGCCGCCATGGCCGCGGTCGTCATCGTGCACGCCTACTCCCCGATGGTGAGTACCGTGCACGCCGACCTGGGCGGCCCCACCTGGTGGACGGCCAACGTCGTGGACGCCGGGCTGCGCTGGTGCGTGGCGGTGTTCGTCATGATCAGCGGTGCGCTGCTGCTGCGCCCCCGCGAGGAGGGCGCGGGCGACTTCTACCGCAAGCGGTGGGCCAAGATCGGGGTCCCCCTGCTCGTGTGGACCGTCGCCTACCTGCTCTGGCAGTCCTGGCGCGACGGTATCGACGCCTCCCAGGCCCTCGCCCAGGCCGCCTCGGGCTCCCCCTCCATCCACCTCTACTTCCTCTACGTCATCGCGGGCCTGTACCTGTTCACCCCGTTCCTGCGGACGGTGGTCGCACACACCCCGCGCAGCGGGCTGTGGTGGCTGACTGGTGTAGCGCTCGCCGTGGGCGTCGGCGACCAGCTGCTGTCACTGGTCGACGGGGTCGGCGGGGCGAGCGCACTCACCCGCTTCCTGCCGTTCCTCGGCTACTACCTGCTGGGCTGGCTGCTGCTGAGCACCGACCCCGGCCCCCGGACCACGCGCCGCGGGGTCATCGCGCTCGTCCTGGGAGTGGCGGGTACCGCCGCGGGGGCCGGTGCGGCCGCGCACCTGGCGGGGGAGTGGGGCACCGGGGGCGAGTACTTCTACGACTTCCTCTCCCCGCCGATGATCCTCGCCGGGGTGGGCGCCTACCTGACGCTGCGCGCCGCGGGCACCCGTCTGGCGCAGGCGCGGACCCCCGCGGCCGAAACCGCCCGCCGGGTCGTGCGCACGGTGGCCGGGCTGAGCCTGGGCGTCTACCTCGTGCACGTCATGGTGCTGTACACCCTGCGGGACCTGTGGGGGATGCCCGAGGGCTTCCTCACGCTGTTCGCCGCCGCGGGCTACTCCGTCGCGACCGCTGTGATCAGCCTCGCGCTGGTGGCCCTCGCACAGCGGGTGCCCCTGGTGCGCGCCACCGTCTGA
- a CDS encoding PP2C family protein-serine/threonine phosphatase — MTGENGPGKSGPPPGAASEQALQHAAQQIQDLVREQGRMNSLLEAVLALSQDLELSAVLHRVVTTAMDLVGARYGALGVLREEGRGLSQFIPVGLSEAEIEHLAGVEYPTGQGLLGRMIHQREPLRVQDIGAHPDSAGFPPGHPPMRTLLGVAISVRGRVYGNLYLSTRHDGLPFDTQDEEVVTALAGAAGVAIENARLYEEVRSGAERFQRLLLPRLTDLSPFEVAAVYHPASEGRHHLGGDWYDALMLPDGACAAVIGDVVGHDLVAAAAMSQTRSMLRALLYDRGNPASGVLAQLDHTLHAITENPVTTACLARIEPAEHGWELCWSTAGHPPPLLLVPGSEPRYLEGEPGLPLGVDAAFARPDHRCALPVSTTVVLYTDGLVEHPRHHLDRGMDTLAGVAAKHAEGSLEDLCEALVAHAPGDGHDDVAVLALRTPAVLPAA; from the coding sequence GTGACAGGCGAGAACGGTCCGGGGAAGTCCGGACCGCCACCAGGAGCCGCTTCTGAGCAGGCCCTGCAGCACGCGGCACAGCAGATTCAGGACCTGGTGCGCGAGCAGGGCCGGATGAACTCCCTGCTGGAGGCGGTGTTGGCGCTCAGCCAGGACCTGGAGCTGTCCGCCGTGCTGCACCGGGTGGTCACCACCGCGATGGACCTGGTCGGGGCCCGCTACGGGGCCCTCGGAGTCCTCCGGGAAGAGGGCAGGGGCCTGTCCCAGTTCATCCCGGTCGGGCTGAGCGAGGCGGAGATCGAGCACCTGGCCGGGGTCGAGTACCCCACCGGGCAGGGGCTGCTCGGCCGGATGATCCACCAGCGCGAACCGCTGCGGGTCCAGGACATCGGCGCCCACCCCGACTCCGCCGGATTCCCGCCCGGGCACCCTCCGATGCGCACCCTGCTCGGTGTGGCCATCAGCGTGCGCGGACGCGTCTACGGCAACCTGTACCTGTCCACCCGGCACGACGGACTGCCCTTCGACACCCAGGACGAGGAGGTGGTCACCGCGCTGGCCGGCGCAGCGGGGGTCGCCATCGAGAACGCTCGCCTGTACGAGGAGGTCCGCTCCGGGGCCGAGCGCTTCCAGCGCCTGCTGCTGCCGCGCCTGACCGACCTGTCCCCCTTCGAGGTCGCCGCCGTCTACCACCCGGCCAGCGAGGGCCGCCACCACCTCGGCGGGGACTGGTACGACGCCCTGATGCTCCCCGACGGCGCCTGCGCGGCGGTGATCGGCGACGTGGTCGGCCACGACCTGGTCGCCGCGGCGGCCATGTCCCAGACCCGCAGTATGCTGCGTGCCCTGCTGTACGACCGGGGCAACCCCGCCAGCGGTGTGCTGGCCCAACTGGACCACACGCTGCACGCCATCACCGAGAACCCGGTGACCACGGCCTGCCTGGCCAGGATCGAACCCGCCGAACACGGTTGGGAACTGTGCTGGAGTACGGCCGGCCACCCGCCGCCCCTCCTGCTGGTCCCGGGCAGCGAGCCCCGCTACCTGGAGGGGGAGCCCGGCCTGCCGCTCGGCGTGGACGCGGCCTTCGCCCGCCCGGACCACCGGTGCGCGCTGCCGGTGTCGACCACGGTGGTGCTCTACACGGACGGCCTGGTCGAGCACCCCAGGCACCACCTCGACCGGGGGATGGACACCCTGGCGGGGGTCGCCGCCAAGCACGCCGAGGGGTCCCTGGAGGACCTGTGCGAGGCCCTGGTGGCCCACGCCCCCGGCGACGGCCACGACGACGTGGCGGTCCTGGCGCTGCGTACACCCGCCGTCCTGCCCGCCGCGTAG
- a CDS encoding ABC transporter substrate-binding protein, whose amino-acid sequence MSRHALPSLPLSSFALLLVPVLALTACGTGQAESDGGTGAAAADGGYPRTIDNCGYEVTLDAPPERVVSLNQGTTEILLSLGLEDRVAGTATWTDPIMEGLEEANADIPRLAENNPSFERVLEAEPDFVTASFVSTLGTGGVASREQFEELGVPAYVSPTDCDAGKDNNSGGDGSRSEQLTLDAVYGEIRDLALVFDVEERGEELVGELQERVEEATRDLDASDVSLMYWFANSEAPYLAGCCGAPGAITRAIGARNAFDDTHDEWPQINWETVADRDPDVIVLGDLTRESQTAETAAAKIEFLEDNPATRNLTAVKEERYVLLSGQAMNPSIRTVEGIELVAEGLRELGYVQ is encoded by the coding sequence ATGTCGCGTCACGCGCTCCCGTCCCTCCCCCTTTCCTCCTTCGCCCTCCTGCTCGTTCCCGTCCTCGCCCTCACCGCCTGCGGTACCGGCCAGGCTGAATCCGACGGGGGGACCGGCGCCGCCGCGGCCGACGGCGGCTACCCCCGCACCATCGACAACTGCGGCTACGAGGTCACCCTCGACGCGCCCCCGGAACGGGTCGTCTCCCTCAACCAGGGCACCACCGAGATCCTCCTCTCCCTGGGACTGGAGGACCGTGTGGCGGGCACCGCCACCTGGACCGACCCGATCATGGAGGGGCTGGAGGAGGCCAACGCCGACATCCCCCGGCTGGCGGAGAACAACCCCTCGTTCGAGCGGGTCCTGGAGGCCGAACCCGACTTCGTCACGGCCTCCTTCGTCTCCACCCTGGGCACCGGAGGTGTCGCCAGCAGGGAGCAGTTCGAGGAGCTCGGTGTGCCCGCCTACGTCTCCCCGACCGACTGCGACGCGGGCAAGGACAACAACAGCGGGGGAGACGGCTCCCGCAGCGAACAGCTCACCCTCGACGCGGTCTACGGCGAGATCCGCGACCTCGCCCTCGTCTTCGACGTCGAGGAGCGCGGCGAGGAACTCGTCGGGGAGCTCCAGGAACGGGTGGAGGAGGCGACCCGGGACCTGGACGCCTCCGACGTCTCCCTCATGTACTGGTTCGCCAACTCCGAGGCGCCCTACCTGGCGGGCTGCTGCGGCGCACCCGGCGCCATCACCCGTGCGATCGGCGCGCGCAACGCCTTCGACGACACCCACGACGAATGGCCCCAGATCAACTGGGAGACCGTCGCCGACCGCGACCCCGACGTCATCGTGCTCGGCGACCTGACCCGCGAGTCCCAGACCGCGGAGACCGCGGCCGCCAAGATCGAGTTCCTGGAGGACAACCCCGCCACCCGCAACCTCACCGCGGTGAAGGAGGAGCGCTACGTCCTGCTCAGCGGACAGGCGATGAACCCCTCCATCCGCACGGTCGAGGGCATCGAACTGGTCGCCGAGGGTCTGCGTGAGCTCGGATACGTCCAGTGA
- a CDS encoding FecCD family ABC transporter permease, with protein sequence MTRARLALLTGGGLVVLAASVSVAVTIGPADITPAEVWRSVAARLGFGQSPLSPLREGIVWNLRLPRTLLAAVCGAGLALCGAVMQSLLRNPLADPFVLGVSSGASTGAVAVIVLGWGVGVVSMSAGAFVGALLSFGMVMLLSHTLGGSMDRVVLSGVAAMQLFSALTSFIVLTSADAETTRGVLFWLLGSLSGAGWSDVFLCGTVLFSVLAVCLANTTTLDAFAFGEEAAANLGVRVTHARIVLLSVTALLTAVLVSSAGAIGFVGLVLPHAARALTGSAHARLLPVTALAGAVFLVWVDTVARTALDPQEIPVGVVTSLIGVPAFIAVLYRVRSKT encoded by the coding sequence GTGACCCGTGCGCGCCTGGCGCTCCTCACCGGTGGAGGCCTGGTGGTACTGGCCGCCTCGGTCTCGGTGGCGGTGACCATCGGCCCCGCCGACATCACCCCCGCCGAGGTCTGGAGGTCGGTGGCCGCCCGGCTCGGTTTCGGGCAGAGCCCGCTGTCGCCGCTGCGCGAGGGCATTGTGTGGAACCTGCGCCTGCCCCGGACCCTGCTCGCCGCCGTGTGCGGGGCGGGCCTGGCCCTGTGCGGCGCGGTCATGCAGTCGCTGCTCCGCAACCCCCTGGCCGACCCCTTCGTACTCGGAGTCTCCTCGGGTGCCTCGACCGGTGCGGTCGCCGTGATCGTGCTCGGCTGGGGCGTGGGGGTGGTCTCGATGTCGGCTGGAGCCTTCGTCGGTGCCCTGCTCTCCTTCGGGATGGTGATGCTGCTCAGCCACACCCTCGGCGGCAGCATGGACCGCGTCGTGCTGTCCGGGGTCGCGGCGATGCAGCTGTTCTCCGCCCTGACCTCGTTCATCGTGCTGACCTCGGCGGACGCCGAGACCACCAGGGGCGTGCTGTTCTGGCTGCTGGGCTCGCTCAGCGGTGCGGGGTGGTCCGACGTGTTCCTGTGCGGGACGGTGCTGTTCTCGGTGCTGGCCGTGTGCCTGGCCAACACCACCACGCTCGACGCCTTCGCCTTCGGGGAGGAGGCCGCCGCGAACCTGGGGGTGCGTGTCACGCACGCCCGCATCGTCCTGTTGAGCGTCACCGCCCTGCTCACCGCCGTCCTGGTCAGCTCGGCCGGGGCGATCGGGTTCGTGGGGCTGGTCCTGCCGCACGCGGCCAGGGCGCTCACCGGTTCCGCGCACGCCCGGCTCCTGCCGGTGACCGCCCTGGCGGGCGCCGTCTTCCTGGTGTGGGTGGACACGGTCGCCCGTACCGCGCTCGACCCGCAGGAGATCCCGGTGGGGGTGGTGACCTCGCTCATCGGGGTGCCCGCCTTCATCGCCGTGCTGTACCGAGTCAGGAGCAAGACGTGA
- a CDS encoding ABC transporter ATP-binding protein yields the protein MNDSDRLVATDGLSTEGGLRAERVSREVGGRLVLDDVTIAPRPGETIGLLGPNGSGKSTLLRLLSGVLAPSAGVVTLDERPLARTGRRALARRIATVQQNAHTQTELTVREVVALGRIPHRRAWAPMSAVDLEAVRGALERAGLTDLADRSWHTLSGGERQRAQIARALAQEPEELLLDEPTNHLDIQYQIDLLELVAGLPVTSVIALHDLNLAAMYCDRLLVLRQGRVVAEGTPSQVLTASLIGEVYGVRVEVLAGSDGPVVRFLRR from the coding sequence GTGAACGACTCCGACCGCCTGGTCGCGACGGACGGGCTCAGTACGGAGGGCGGGCTCAGGGCGGAGCGGGTCAGCCGTGAGGTCGGCGGCCGGCTCGTACTCGACGACGTGACCATCGCGCCCCGCCCGGGCGAGACCATCGGCCTGCTGGGCCCCAACGGCTCGGGAAAGTCCACCCTGCTGAGGCTGCTCTCCGGGGTGCTCGCCCCGTCCGCCGGTGTGGTCACCCTGGACGAGCGACCCCTGGCCAGGACCGGGCGACGCGCCCTGGCACGGCGGATCGCCACCGTCCAGCAGAACGCGCACACCCAGACCGAGCTCACCGTCCGGGAGGTCGTCGCCCTGGGCCGCATCCCGCACCGCCGCGCCTGGGCACCGATGTCCGCCGTTGACCTGGAGGCCGTCCGGGGCGCGCTGGAACGCGCCGGACTCACGGACCTGGCGGACCGGTCCTGGCACACCCTCTCCGGAGGCGAGCGCCAGCGGGCCCAGATCGCCCGCGCACTCGCCCAGGAACCGGAGGAGCTCCTGCTCGACGAGCCGACCAACCACCTCGACATCCAGTACCAGATCGACCTGCTGGAACTGGTCGCGGGACTGCCGGTGACCTCGGTGATCGCCCTGCACGACCTCAACCTCGCCGCGATGTACTGCGACCGCCTGCTCGTGCTGAGGCAGGGCCGTGTCGTCGCCGAGGGCACACCCTCGCAGGTCCTGACCGCCTCCCTCATCGGTGAGGTCTACGGGGTGCGGGTCGAGGTCCTGGCGGGATCGGACGGCCCGGTGGTCCGTTTCCTGCGCAGATGA